Genomic segment of Pithys albifrons albifrons isolate INPA30051 chromosome 28, PitAlb_v1, whole genome shotgun sequence:
CTGCCCAGTCTGATTCAGGAGCGATGATGTCACCTGCAGGGATCTGGTCTGCAAGCAAGGGCAGAACCTTCCTCAGatccctctgcccagggcaggaggtgcccaAGGTCAGCCCAGCCCATCTCCCCATCACAGAGCAGCCAAAATCTTTCCAGTTTCCCATGTGGTTCTTCAAGAGATGATTTTTAAACCCCCTTCTTCTGGTTTGTCATGGTTAGTAAAATCCCAGAAGCAGCCTGAGAAGGGGAAGTGGGTTTTCCTAGTAAGGGAGTCTTTTACCTTTTGCTACCCACCCGAAGGTTTttgtccagctctgctgctgcaggctgtggtttgctcctgtgctggcagcatgTGGCTCATACAGGTGGGATGGAGCCCCCAGGGACAGCCAAGGCTCTGCTTGGTCCACATCCCAATTCACCCGTCTGCACCAAAGCTGCTGTGTGGCGCTGCTTGCAGTGCCTGCACACCGTTCCAGAAgctcaggggcagcagcaggaccaaggCTGGTGGAGGGATTGTTCCTGCCTCCACTGCTGCCTGCCCTCAGGCCAGCACTTCCCTTGGCTCCCCAGTTCCTCTTTATGGTGGAATGGGATGAAAAGAAACCCGAAGCCGTGGAGGCCCTGGGGAGGTTGAAGAGCACAACACTGTCCACTGTACCACGTGTGCTGCACGCCGGGATTCCTGCTGGTGCTCCTCATCACCCCGTGCTTCTcactggcagggacaggagacTTTAGGAGTGAGGGTTTCTTCCCTCTAGCACTTCGCTCTCAGAACCCTTCTCCATAGCTCTGCAACTCTCTGCTCATGCCCTGACTCCTGCCTGCAGGTGGAGGAAGGTGCTTTTGTCAAAGAAAACTTTGATGAGCTCTGCTGGACCCTGACAGCGAAGAAGAACTACAAACCTGACCGGAACGGGAATAGTGTTGTATCCCACCAAGATGCTTTCAAACTCTGGTGTCTGTTCAACTTTCTGTCTGAAGACAGATACCCTCTTGTGATGGTGCCAGATGAGGTAGGACTGCTCtcctcccatccctgtcctcccAGGGCTCCACatgctggcagagccctgttTGGGGTTAACACATCCTGCTATCGCTTCCTGGCATGTCCACCCGCATCCTGTGGTGCTCCATGGGGTGACAGAGAGcaggcagggggtgggaggaggggctatctgccctgggcaccccctgCTATGTCCCCAGCCCCCAGGGTCCTCCAAAAACATGGAGCCTCTCCCACTTAGAGAGCagtggcagggcagagctggctgtcCCTCTCCATGACCGCAGCCATCAGGTCCTCAACCCTTGCCCAGCACCCGGAGCATTAAGGGCAAGGTACCAGCCAAAGCAAAGCCTCTGGTAGTAATCTTGAAATCTCCACATTCCACAGGTTCTCCCTTCTCTGGGGTCAGATCAAAGCCCCAGGAGAACAGGGAGGGGGGGCAGATCTAGGGAGGAGGCACAAGCACAGAAGCCAAGAGCAGGCCTTAGCAGAAGAAACTCAGCTGGGCAAGCAACTGCAGTTGGCTTCTACCCCATGAACCTCCTGAGATcagcagaaaagtaaaaaaaaaaacaagaggcaaaagaaaaggcaagaagTGCCATGGTGCACAGATGTAGGAGGGCAACCGCACTTCCTGCGCCCTGGGAGAGGTGTTTCCTGTTCCCCAGACCATGACAAACTGAATCATCCTTCTGCTTAGAGGGCTGAGCAACTGCATTCACTTCTTGCCTTTGCAAGTTAAATGACATAAAAAATCCTTCCAGGTGGGGGGGACTCTGCTGTGTTCACCTTCCTGCGTGGCTCCCTGCTGTCATCCACCCACCTCAGTCTCCAAATTGTGGGCACTGGAGAGCCAGCAGCAAAACTTGAGCTGAAATAAATCTTCTCCACGTCATATCAACCCTCTTGGCTCTTTTTAAGAGTACTTTATTTGCAGTTTCAAATCAATGCTCATCTCCTTTGTGACTTGtccccctgctccttcccagtgATTTTGGAAATCAGAGTGGTTCTGAGCTCAGGTCTGTGCTCCGAGGGGCTGCCCTTGCAGTCTGTGTGTGAGGTCCAGCAGTGCTGGCCTGTTATCCCTTAGGCTCTTGACTACTACAGAGTTTTCTTACTCTGCAGAAAACCAGTCAAACCTCTGCAGCAAACCTCAGCCTTGgggttaaaaggaaaaatctctCAGTAGTGGTCAAGCTCTAAGCCAGTGCCAATCTCCTGAGCCAGCCTGCTGCCCAGAATGCCTTGACCATGACCTCAGCCATTGCAAGGGGTGATACCTCTGGGATCAGGGTCttgcttctccaggctggagagAAAGGTGGTCTTGGGCTCTCCAAAAGGGGTCAGTGGGGTGGGGACAGCTCTCACTTCTCCCCGCTGCTGAGTTTCCCCATCCCCACAGGTGGAGTACCTGCTGAAGAAGATCTGCACAGCCATGAACGTGGAGCTGAACTCCTGTGAGCTGGATGATTACCTGTCCCAGGAGCCgcaggggcaggtggggctGACGGTCTGGCAGTTCCTGGACATGGTGAACTCGGGGCGGTTCCTGCGAGGCATCGAGCAGGAGGCCATAAGCATGGCCGTGGAAGAGGTGTACCAGGAGGTCATTGAGGATGTGCTTAAACAGGCAAGGAGCCCACATGTCCTGGGGCATAAGCCTTGTCCTGCCCGCCCCCCCTCCCCCTAGTTCTGATCTCTGTCTCTCGTGTGCAGGGATACCTCTGGAAGAGGGGCCAGCTGAGGAGGAACTGGTCAGAGCGGTGGTTCATGCTGAAGCCCAGCGTCCTGTCCTACTACATGAGCGAGGAACggaaggagaaaaaggggaGCATTGCATTGGACAAGCACTGCTGTGTGGAGGTACAGCCTGGGCTACGCTCAGCTTGGGGACAGGAGACCCAGGAGATCCCCTTCAGATCCTGGGAAGGGAGACCCAAAAGCACACAGTTTTGCATCCATGAGCATGGGAGAGCCAGGCCTATGGCTGAAGCCAGGGGGATAAGGTGGAACACAAGGACTAACACCGTCCTGTGTCCTCtcctgcaggtgctgcctgACCGGGACGGGAAGAGGTGCATGTTCTGTGTGAAAACCTCCTCCCGCACCTACGAGATGAGCGCCTCCGACACCCGGCAGCGCCAGGAGTGGACGCTCGGTCCGTGCCCACCCCACGTCCCTTCCCAGCTTCCCCATGCCCCGCTCCGTGTGCCCACTGACTGTGCTCTCCCCCTCCAGCCATCCAGACGGCCATCCGGCTGCAGGCTGAGGGCAAGAAATCTCTGCACAAGGACCTGAAGCAGAAGCGCCGGGAGCAGCGGGAGCAGCGGGAGCAGCGCAAGGCAGCCAaggaggaggagacacagcGGCtcaagcagctgcaggaggagaaggagaggaagctgcaggagctggaactACTCAAGGAAGCCCAGCGACAGGCAGAGATCcttctgcaggaggaggagcagcgGCGGAGGCAGCAGCACGAGGAGATGCAGAGGGCCCTGGAGATCCAGCTGCGGGAGGCTGAGCAGGTGGGTGCATCCTGGGGAAGGTCCTGCCACAGGTTGTGTCTCTCATGGGGTGGGGGCTTCCTTCCTCATTCCTTGCCTGGGGCAGCCTTTGGATGGGCCTGAGAGCCCTGTGGAGCAGGAGATGAGGACAACCTGCCCCAAGGGTGTGGAGCTGTGGGACAATAAGAGGCGAGTGCTGATGCCAGGCTGTCCAGGCAGCCCATTTCTGACCTCACAGCCAGTGCTGACTCCAAATGATTCAGCCTGTCTCCTGAGCGGggaaacagctttgctttggACCTCTCGTCATGGGCTCCCCCTGGTTTGGGAGATGTCTGGCTGCATCCACCCTGGGATGTGGGCCTAATGCAGTCCTGGGGACGGCAGTGGTTGCCCAGACAGCTGTCCACACTGATGGTTCCTGTCCCCACTGCAGGCTCGTGCCTCCATGCAGGCAGAGATGGTCCTgaaggaggcagaggcagagcgGCAGCGCAAGCGCATCCTGGAGCTGGAAGCCATGCAGGAGCGGctccaggaggccctgcagcaggaggtgaaAGCACGGCAGGACGAGGAGGCCGTGAGATACGCTCAGGCCAGGTAGGACCAGGGcgtccctctccctccttgaccagccccactcccagggcagcagctgggtgTGGGAATGTGCTCCCCAGGACAGCTCAGTGCTCCTGGGTACTGGGGTGTACTGGTGACTTCCCGGTATgctgacagggacaggggaggcTGGTGCATGAAGTGGCAGAGGAACGTCTTCACCTCTTCCTCTTCGTTGTCAGGCTActggctgaggaggaggagaagctgaaGCAGCTGATGAAGCTGAAGGAAGAACAAGAAGAATATATCATCAAAACTCAGCGGGAAAAGCAAGTCCTCAAGCAGGAAATGGAGAACAAGAACAAATGTCTGGAAGAGGcacagaagcagctggaagaagTGAGAGTGAACAGGCAGCGGGTGGACCAAGACGTCATGGTGAGCATCACATTGGTGCTGCATCCCTTCACATGGCAAGCCCCAGGGGacttcccagccctcctggagccaCCTCCATACTGGGGAgggcccagcagctctggggactAAGCTGGAAGTGCCTCAGGGTTTTCTGAGCTGTGCCATGTGCAGGCACAGGGTACTGCCATGGCTGAAATGGGACAAGCATGTCCTGCCCTGTGAAGGCAGTGCTGGTGTACAAAGTGATGTCAAAAGTGGAAGTGTGTGGAGGGGGAAGAACTGGAGGAGTAGAAGGAGACCTAGAGGAGGGTGAGCTGGATCTCCATCCCAGAGGGAACCTCCAATCCAGGCTTACTCAGAGAGGGGAAACCCATTCTCACAGTCCTGAGTCGGGGGCAGTGGGGCACTCAGCTCACCCCTCTCCTGCATCACCTCCCAGGCAGCCCAGCGGAAGCTGCGACAGGCCAGCACCAACGTCAAGCACTGGAACGTCCAAATGAACCGACTGATGCACCCCATTGGGCCAGGAGGTAGGAGACCAGCAAGCCACCCTCCCTTGAGCATGGCCATGCTGGGGCATGAGCACAATCCCCCACCCACCTTCCCCTCTTCGGGGGCatctgggggcaggagggatcCTCATCTTTCAGAGAAGAGACCCTCAACGCCTCCTGCAAGGAGAGACTCCACTACCCTTTTTCTCAGCTGAACAGTCAGTTTGGATCCCAGCTAAACAACTCTTTTTCTGTCCACCCCTAGACAAGCGTACGAACACGAGCG
This window contains:
- the DEF6 gene encoding differentially expressed in FDCP 6 homolog — protein: MEELRAELLKSIWYAFTALDVERSGKVSKSQLKVLSHNLYTVLCIPHDPVALEEHFRDDDDGPVSSQGYMPYLNKYILDKVEEGAFVKENFDELCWTLTAKKNYKPDRNGNSVVSHQDAFKLWCLFNFLSEDRYPLVMVPDEVEYLLKKICTAMNVELNSCELDDYLSQEPQGQVGLTVWQFLDMVNSGRFLRGIEQEAISMAVEEVYQEVIEDVLKQGYLWKRGQLRRNWSERWFMLKPSVLSYYMSEERKEKKGSIALDKHCCVEVLPDRDGKRCMFCVKTSSRTYEMSASDTRQRQEWTLAIQTAIRLQAEGKKSLHKDLKQKRREQREQREQRKAAKEEETQRLKQLQEEKERKLQELELLKEAQRQAEILLQEEEQRRRQQHEEMQRALEIQLREAEQARASMQAEMVLKEAEAERQRKRILELEAMQERLQEALQQEVKARQDEEAVRYAQARLLAEEEEKLKQLMKLKEEQEEYIIKTQREKQVLKQEMENKNKCLEEAQKQLEEVRVNRQRVDQDVMAAQRKLRQASTNVKHWNVQMNRLMHPIGPGDKRTNTSGGVFAGYQPVLSQRDSSLKLRQKVEDKSSGPTTDNAKENMSNGGNSGMLPSPDTDTMATEPTK